In Sporosarcina psychrophila, a genomic segment contains:
- a CDS encoding ABC-F family ATP-binding cassette domain-containing protein has protein sequence MIAVSNVSLQFGDRKLFEDVNIQFNPGHCYGLIGANGAGKSTFLKILSGELEPQSGNVIMNKDERLAILKQNHFEYEESVVLDTVIMGHKRLYDIMMEKNAIYAKEEFSDEDGMRAAELEGEFGDLNGWEAESEAAILLQGLGLADEYHQLKMSELNGSDKVKVLLAQALFGKPDVLLLDEPTNSLDLKAIQWLEEFLMNFENTLIVVSHDRHFLNKVCTQIADVDFSKIQIYPGNYDFWYESSQLALRMSQDQNKKKEEKIKELQAFVARFSANASKSKQATSRKKTLEKIELDDIKPSSRRYPFVNFQMGREIGNDVLSIQEVNKTQDGRVMLKDASFTIDKEDKVILLGDPLAKTALLQLLAGESEPDSGAIKWGVTTTHAYLPIDNSNYFQGSESSLVEWLRQYSPDDQTETFLRGFLGRMLFSGDEVNKKPSVLSGGEKVRCMLSKMMLTSSNVLLLDEPMNHLDLESIQALNNGLIAFKGAMIFTSHDQQFIQTVANRIIEIHDDGTIFDKLMNYDEYLEWKEQQEKQNKKK, from the coding sequence ATGATAGCAGTCAGTAATGTAAGTCTTCAATTCGGCGACCGCAAGCTATTTGAAGATGTGAATATACAGTTTAATCCAGGCCATTGTTATGGTCTAATTGGTGCAAACGGTGCGGGAAAATCGACATTCCTTAAAATTTTGTCAGGTGAACTAGAACCACAATCTGGAAATGTAATTATGAACAAAGACGAACGTCTTGCTATTTTGAAACAGAACCATTTCGAATACGAGGAAAGCGTCGTACTTGATACAGTCATTATGGGTCACAAACGTTTATATGACATTATGATGGAGAAAAACGCCATCTATGCAAAAGAGGAATTCTCAGATGAGGACGGCATGCGCGCAGCTGAACTTGAAGGTGAATTTGGCGACTTGAACGGTTGGGAAGCTGAATCTGAAGCAGCAATCCTTTTACAAGGACTTGGTCTTGCAGATGAATATCACCAATTGAAGATGTCTGAACTAAACGGTTCTGATAAAGTGAAAGTGCTTCTTGCACAAGCTTTGTTTGGTAAGCCTGACGTTCTTCTTCTGGATGAGCCTACAAACTCACTTGATTTGAAAGCAATCCAATGGCTCGAAGAATTCCTTATGAACTTCGAAAACACGCTTATTGTTGTTTCCCATGACCGTCACTTCTTAAACAAAGTTTGTACGCAAATTGCGGATGTCGACTTTTCTAAAATCCAGATTTACCCGGGTAACTATGATTTCTGGTACGAGTCAAGCCAACTTGCACTAAGAATGTCACAAGACCAAAACAAGAAAAAAGAAGAAAAAATTAAAGAGCTTCAAGCATTCGTTGCCCGCTTTAGTGCCAATGCTTCGAAATCTAAACAAGCTACTTCACGTAAGAAAACGTTGGAAAAAATCGAATTGGATGATATTAAACCATCTTCAAGACGTTATCCTTTCGTCAACTTCCAAATGGGCCGTGAAATTGGAAATGATGTTCTAAGTATCCAAGAAGTTAACAAAACACAGGATGGCAGAGTAATGCTTAAAGATGCTTCATTTACAATTGACAAAGAAGACAAAGTCATTCTTCTTGGAGATCCTCTTGCAAAAACAGCGCTCCTTCAACTGCTTGCCGGAGAGTCTGAGCCTGATTCTGGAGCTATCAAATGGGGAGTTACGACAACACATGCATACCTTCCTATCGATAACAGTAACTACTTCCAAGGTTCGGAAAGTTCACTTGTTGAATGGTTACGTCAATATTCACCTGACGACCAAACCGAGACATTCCTACGCGGATTCCTTGGCCGTATGCTGTTTTCAGGTGATGAAGTGAACAAGAAACCATCCGTTTTATCCGGTGGGGAAAAAGTTCGCTGTATGCTTTCAAAAATGATGCTGACAAGTTCGAACGTTCTTCTTTTGGATGAACCGATGAACCACTTGGACCTTGAATCAATTCAAGCGCTTAACAACGGACTGATTGCATTCAAAGGTGCCATGATCTTCACATCTCATGACCAACAATTCATCCAGACGGTTGCAAACAGAATCATTGAAATCCATGATGATGGTACAATCTTCGATAAATTGATGAACTATGATGAGTATCTAGAGTGGAAAGAACAACAAGAAAAACAAAATAAAAAGAAATAA
- a CDS encoding YolD-like family protein: MTAIPKPPKSKVVASPKLTETDFLEIGERIGESKEFDVEVEITIYAQKRFESVTGMVTEIDGQQGKLSLQVGYENIKINMNNIVSVK; the protein is encoded by the coding sequence ATGACAGCAATTCCAAAACCACCAAAATCAAAGGTTGTGGCAAGTCCAAAACTAACAGAGACTGATTTTCTTGAGATAGGCGAGAGAATCGGGGAATCAAAAGAATTCGACGTAGAGGTTGAAATCACAATTTATGCCCAAAAGCGGTTCGAGTCAGTTACAGGGATGGTTACAGAAATCGATGGCCAACAAGGCAAATTGTCGCTACAAGTGGGCTACGAAAACATAAAAATCAACATGAATAATATAGTGAGCGTGAAATGA
- the odhB gene encoding 2-oxoglutarate dehydrogenase complex dihydrolipoyllysine-residue succinyltransferase, translating into MAEIIVPELAESITEGTVAQWLKQPGESVEKGEFIVELETDKVNVEIISEEAGIVQEHLAAEGDTVQVGQVIAIVGSGSGAPAAAPSAPAVEAVQKVEAAPVAPAVTEDASGSDRTIASPAARKLAREKGIDLAAVSPVDPMGRVRVQDVEAHGTAPKAQPAAAAPKAAAVVEDGRVTREKMTRRRQTIAKRLLEVKQSTAMLTTFNEIDMTNVMALRSRKKDQFFEQNDVRLGFMSFFTKAVVAALKKYPYVNAEIDGDEIILKNFYDIGVAISTDGGLVVPNVVDADRKNFAEIEGTIVELAKKARDNKLTIADMTGGSFTITNGGVFGSLMSTPIMNGAQVGILGMHTIQKRPVAIGDNVEIRPMMYVALSYDHRVIDGKDSVGFLKMVKELIENPEDLLLGS; encoded by the coding sequence GTGGCAGAGATCATAGTACCAGAACTTGCAGAATCGATTACAGAAGGAACGGTTGCACAGTGGTTGAAACAACCAGGTGAAAGCGTTGAGAAAGGTGAATTCATCGTTGAACTTGAAACAGACAAAGTAAACGTTGAAATCATTTCAGAAGAAGCAGGAATTGTTCAAGAACATCTGGCAGCAGAAGGCGATACAGTCCAAGTCGGCCAAGTTATCGCAATCGTTGGTTCTGGTTCAGGCGCGCCTGCTGCAGCTCCATCTGCACCAGCAGTGGAAGCAGTTCAAAAAGTGGAAGCAGCACCAGTTGCTCCAGCAGTTACTGAAGATGCAAGCGGATCAGACCGTACAATCGCAAGCCCAGCAGCACGTAAACTAGCTCGTGAAAAAGGCATCGACCTTGCAGCGGTATCACCAGTTGACCCAATGGGACGCGTTCGTGTTCAAGATGTTGAAGCACACGGTACTGCACCTAAAGCACAACCAGCAGCTGCCGCACCAAAAGCAGCAGCAGTAGTAGAGGACGGACGTGTAACTCGCGAGAAAATGACACGTCGTCGCCAAACAATTGCAAAACGACTTCTTGAAGTTAAACAATCAACAGCAATGCTTACAACATTCAATGAAATCGACATGACAAACGTTATGGCACTTCGTTCACGTAAGAAAGACCAATTCTTCGAGCAAAATGATGTTCGTCTAGGATTTATGTCATTCTTCACGAAAGCAGTTGTTGCTGCACTTAAGAAATATCCTTATGTTAATGCAGAAATCGATGGCGATGAAATCATTCTTAAAAACTTCTACGATATTGGGGTCGCTATATCAACAGATGGCGGACTAGTTGTACCAAACGTAGTTGACGCTGATCGTAAAAACTTCGCAGAAATCGAAGGAACTATCGTAGAACTTGCGAAAAAAGCACGCGACAACAAATTGACAATCGCAGATATGACAGGCGGTTCATTCACAATTACAAACGGTGGTGTTTTCGGATCACTTATGTCAACACCAATTATGAATGGTGCTCAAGTAGGAATCCTTGGCATGCATACAATCCAAAAGCGTCCAGTAGCTATTGGTGACAATGTTGAAATCCGTCCAATGATGTATGTTGCTCTTTCTTATGACCACCGTGTTATCGATGGTAAAGATTCAGTTGGCTTCTTGAAAATGGTAAAAGAATTGATTGAAAATCCGGAAGATCTACTTCTAGGTTCTTAA
- a CDS encoding DUF6501 family protein has product MTFIDWMTAPAIRTVVCKHADAEKYVVNNVLTPGKEYEVKNETDEFIFILDNSGKVGGYYKTYFE; this is encoded by the coding sequence ATGACATTCATAGATTGGATGACTGCACCTGCAATCCGTACTGTCGTCTGTAAGCATGCAGACGCTGAAAAGTATGTAGTGAACAATGTTCTGACACCAGGTAAAGAGTATGAAGTGAAAAACGAAACAGATGAATTCATTTTCATTCTCGATAATTCCGGTAAAGTCGGAGGCTATTATAAAACGTATTTTGAATAA
- a CDS encoding NUDIX hydrolase, which translates to MFIVNVEGAIYKNKKWLLIRRSEKEEHAGGSLSLVGGKVEKEGTSSDILEKTIIREIAEEVGIEVSNLRYVNSSSFVTDSGINVVDIVFLCDHESGEAFAKSPDEVDDVIWMTTQQILNNSNLPIYLKENIKLAEKLVNNNTVVIS; encoded by the coding sequence GTGTTTATAGTTAATGTAGAGGGTGCAATTTACAAAAATAAAAAATGGTTGTTAATAAGACGAAGCGAGAAAGAAGAACACGCTGGAGGTTCATTGTCTCTTGTTGGGGGAAAGGTAGAAAAAGAAGGAACCTCATCAGACATTTTAGAAAAGACAATAATAAGAGAAATTGCTGAAGAAGTGGGTATAGAGGTTTCGAATCTTCGATATGTAAATAGCTCATCATTCGTTACTGATTCAGGAATAAATGTGGTTGACATTGTTTTTCTTTGTGACCACGAATCAGGCGAAGCATTTGCTAAGAGTCCTGATGAAGTTGACGACGTTATTTGGATGACTACCCAGCAAATTCTGAATAACTCTAATTTACCTATTTATTTAAAGGAAAATATTAAACTTGCTGAAAAACTGGTAAACAATAATACAGTAGTTATTTCGTAG
- a CDS encoding transcriptional regulator, with protein sequence MRNQLVRSMEYSEHLDMMYLAADGSISKRRINVLQFGEVSFRAYCFLRKFKRIFTIDNVLALVPIVHKERMVI encoded by the coding sequence GTGCGTAACCAATTAGTGAGGTCGATGGAATACAGTGAACACCTAGATATGATGTACTTGGCTGCGGACGGTTCAATTAGCAAAAGAAGAATCAACGTACTGCAGTTTGGTGAGGTATCATTCCGTGCATACTGTTTTCTGCGTAAATTCAAACGTATTTTTACAATTGATAACGTTTTAGCACTTGTTCCCATCGTACATAAAGAAAGAATGGTGATCTAA
- a CDS encoding XtrA/YqaO family protein, translating to MAEVRELPEHGEYRIVTLQGKIKRMRREDGEEF from the coding sequence GTGGCGGAAGTGAGGGAGCTTCCGGAACATGGAGAATATCGGATTGTTACGCTTCAAGGCAAGATTAAGAGGATGCGTAGGGAAGATGGGGAAGAGTTTTGA
- a CDS encoding DUF4083 family protein — protein sequence MMPIEIPTEVIAKNINIVDIIATSIVVLLVILVCVALIVSIRKLSKDQKKKAQNSMNVEQKLDKIITLLEKKEFDK from the coding sequence ATGATGCCTATTGAAATACCTACTGAAGTAATTGCTAAAAATATTAATATAGTCGATATAATAGCTACATCAATTGTTGTTTTACTTGTTATTTTAGTTTGTGTTGCTTTGATAGTATCGATTAGGAAATTGTCAAAAGATCAAAAGAAAAAGGCTCAAAACAGCATGAATGTTGAACAAAAGCTAGATAAGATAATAACTTTATTAGAGAAAAAAGAGTTTGATAAATGA
- a CDS encoding toxic anion resistance protein, with protein MTENNPIKTIDDLLDSPFDFQEPLLPKEMQTEKKEAETSVKLIDRLSPEEREKAKVLAQQIPVGNYEAIITYGANAQSELSRFSTQMLDHVQGKDIGPVGDVLKDLMGKLSEIDPDDLSDKKKSGLSRLFNKATRSVQEMMTKYQKLSTQIDRIGVQLEHSKRGLLEDVRMLDNLYDQNKTYFQALNIYIAAAELKQDELANEIIPEMRKKAELSNDQMAFQEVNDMAQFLDRLEKRLYDLQLSRQITIQSAPQIRMIQQTNQTLAEKIQSSIMTSIPLWKNQIAIALTLNRQMKAVESQKLVTKTTNDLLLKNSEMLKINSIETAKENERGIIEIDTLKKTQENLIQTIEETLIIQADGRAKRKAAEIEIGRMEDELKQRLLAVHEKTQNRPL; from the coding sequence ATGACCGAAAATAATCCTATAAAAACAATTGATGATTTACTTGATAGTCCTTTTGATTTTCAAGAACCCCTTCTTCCTAAGGAAATGCAAACAGAAAAGAAAGAGGCTGAAACAAGCGTTAAACTGATTGACCGTCTATCTCCTGAAGAGAGGGAGAAGGCAAAAGTCCTTGCACAACAAATTCCTGTCGGTAACTATGAAGCAATTATTACGTACGGCGCAAATGCTCAAAGCGAGCTTTCAAGGTTCTCCACTCAAATGCTCGATCATGTTCAAGGCAAAGATATTGGACCTGTTGGAGATGTATTGAAAGATTTGATGGGTAAACTTTCTGAAATAGACCCTGACGATTTATCAGACAAGAAGAAGTCAGGTCTAAGCAGATTGTTTAATAAAGCAACGCGATCTGTTCAAGAAATGATGACGAAATATCAGAAACTTAGTACTCAAATCGACAGGATTGGTGTTCAACTTGAGCATTCGAAACGTGGCCTTTTAGAGGATGTTAGAATGCTTGATAATTTGTATGATCAAAATAAAACCTATTTCCAAGCGTTAAATATCTACATAGCCGCGGCTGAATTAAAACAGGATGAACTCGCCAATGAAATCATCCCTGAAATGCGCAAAAAAGCTGAGCTATCGAATGATCAAATGGCATTCCAGGAAGTGAATGACATGGCACAATTCCTTGACAGGTTGGAAAAACGCCTTTACGATTTGCAGTTATCACGACAAATCACCATTCAGAGTGCACCTCAAATCAGGATGATTCAACAGACAAACCAAACACTTGCAGAAAAAATCCAGTCATCCATTATGACATCCATTCCCCTATGGAAAAATCAGATAGCAATTGCCTTAACGTTAAACCGACAAATGAAAGCTGTAGAGTCTCAAAAACTTGTTACGAAAACGACAAATGACTTGCTGTTGAAAAACTCGGAAATGCTGAAAATCAATTCAATTGAAACAGCTAAAGAGAATGAACGCGGCATCATCGAAATTGATACGCTGAAAAAGACGCAAGAAAACTTGATTCAAACTATTGAAGAGACACTTATTATCCAAGCAGATGGTCGTGCAAAACGTAAAGCTGCTGAAATAGAAATCGGACGAATGGAAGATGAGCTGAAACAGCGCCTTCTTGCTGTTCATGAAAAAACACAAAACCGTCCTCTCTAA
- a CDS encoding DUF1033 family protein, translated as MYEVIYMKADYEPWWMFEEWEETIRSRHSFDDRVLAEVHFKKLTSELREKHKREAMKKDCFFAFWSEDEINFCEGCDEDLQLYHGVILMKDGMPNAFC; from the coding sequence ATGTATGAAGTGATTTATATGAAAGCAGATTATGAGCCATGGTGGATGTTTGAGGAGTGGGAAGAAACAATCCGTTCACGCCATTCATTTGATGATAGAGTACTTGCTGAGGTACACTTTAAAAAATTGACTAGTGAATTACGAGAAAAGCATAAACGTGAGGCTATGAAAAAAGACTGTTTTTTTGCCTTTTGGTCTGAAGACGAAATAAATTTCTGTGAAGGCTGTGATGAAGATCTCCAACTGTATCATGGTGTTATCTTAATGAAGGACGGGATGCCCAATGCTTTCTGCTAA
- a CDS encoding response regulator transcription factor gives MPTILVADDDANIRELVCLFLRNDGFAIAEAADGKEALAVYTSTHVDLVVLDIMMPNMDGWTLCKELRRANPDLPLLILTARGETWEKVKGFELGTDDYLTKPFDPLELTVRVRALLKRYKIGSTQTIHFGNVILNRQTYKVMRGTESLTLPLKEFELLYKLAGTPGQVYTREQLIDQIWGIDYAGDDRTIDVHIKRLRERFASTPDFRIETVRGLGYRLEVYE, from the coding sequence ATGCCTACTATACTGGTTGCTGACGACGATGCGAACATTCGTGAACTCGTCTGTTTATTTCTACGCAACGACGGATTCGCAATAGCCGAAGCCGCAGACGGCAAGGAAGCACTGGCCGTCTACACCTCAACGCATGTCGATCTTGTCGTGCTCGACATTATGATGCCAAATATGGATGGTTGGACGTTATGCAAGGAGCTCAGAAGAGCCAATCCTGATCTTCCTTTACTTATTCTGACTGCGAGAGGAGAAACATGGGAAAAAGTGAAAGGTTTCGAACTTGGGACGGACGATTACTTAACGAAACCATTCGATCCGTTAGAGTTGACGGTTCGTGTTAGGGCACTACTCAAACGATACAAGATTGGCTCCACTCAGACGATCCATTTCGGGAACGTCATTCTTAATCGACAGACCTATAAGGTGATGAGAGGGACGGAGTCGCTTACGTTGCCGCTAAAGGAATTCGAATTGCTGTATAAGCTAGCTGGAACACCCGGACAAGTCTATACGCGTGAGCAGTTGATCGATCAGATTTGGGGTATCGATTACGCTGGAGATGATAGAACGATAGACGTACATATAAAACGACTGCGTGAACGGTTCGCGTCGACACCCGATTTTCGGATCGAAACGGTGCGTGGGCTTGGGTATCGGCTTGAGGTTTATGAATGA
- a CDS encoding DUF6877 family protein, translating to MTAYQEIIKLLQQLPFEVLKDVERRTGDWMWSGGNEDNPYIHRQLRYAK from the coding sequence ATGACAGCATATCAAGAAATAATCAAGCTTTTACAGCAATTACCGTTTGAGGTGCTGAAAGACGTTGAGAGGCGTACCGGCGACTGGATGTGGAGCGGTGGCAATGAGGATAATCCGTATATTCATCGGCAGTTGCGGTATGCAAAATGA
- a CDS encoding 5-bromo-4-chloroindolyl phosphate hydrolysis family protein produces MKEVKQFFIRHFITAPISFGSWLFFVMGAGMNIFAATGLLVAIYFGGTFTLKQIQLSSNLKKLGMSRSEYSHIKGQITGAKMKIKRLNGLYGQVRSIQAFRQLHEMNSLSRRILGLVRSNPKKFYDVEKFFYAHLDSAVELTSKYALLVNQPLKDKELRIALQNTRETLGDVNKQLEQDLRSVLASDIDQLQMEIDFVDVSMNNKKPLLEMKGDPHNDRK; encoded by the coding sequence ATGAAAGAAGTTAAACAATTTTTTATAAGACATTTTATAACAGCACCAATCAGTTTTGGATCCTGGCTCTTCTTTGTTATGGGTGCAGGTATGAATATTTTTGCGGCTACTGGCCTTTTGGTAGCGATCTACTTTGGCGGAACGTTTACCCTGAAGCAGATTCAACTTTCATCCAACTTAAAAAAACTCGGGATGTCCCGTTCTGAATACAGTCATATAAAAGGTCAGATTACTGGTGCGAAAATGAAAATCAAACGACTGAATGGTCTTTATGGACAAGTTAGGTCAATCCAGGCATTTAGGCAACTTCATGAAATGAATAGCCTATCTAGAAGGATTCTTGGCCTCGTCCGATCAAACCCTAAAAAGTTTTACGACGTAGAGAAGTTTTTCTATGCCCATCTTGATTCCGCAGTCGAATTGACTTCGAAATATGCGTTGCTTGTCAACCAACCATTGAAAGATAAAGAACTTCGCATCGCATTACAAAATACGCGTGAAACGCTTGGGGATGTTAACAAGCAATTGGAGCAAGACCTACGAAGCGTTTTAGCGTCTGATATCGACCAGCTCCAAATGGAAATTGACTTTGTTGATGTATCCATGAATAATAAAAAGCCGCTTCTTGAAATGAAAGGAGATCCACATAATGACCGAAAATAA
- a CDS encoding ATP-binding protein produces MNSLVEKEQQLRSTKTHDTAAVRLIQEGGYVSPSPHLWDDVLISIVLKKPVLLKGSSGSGKTKLAQTISHYFNQPMQSINCSVDLDAEALLGFKTIISKDGETIIEFVEGPVVQAMKKGHILYIDEINMARPETLPILHSVLDHRRMLTNPFTGEVIYAHEDFTVISAINEGYVGTSPMNEALKNRFVSFTVPYLTGEQLELVMKDTCPFASKQLVETFLHISIDLKKQVMNGLLSDEAASVRSLLDAMALAEHIPVKRAVQYAIAEKLDDTIERRLVMELVDTWVK; encoded by the coding sequence ATGAACTCGCTAGTAGAAAAAGAACAGCAGCTTCGTTCAACGAAAACGCATGACACCGCAGCAGTACGATTAATACAGGAAGGTGGTTACGTTTCCCCAAGTCCCCATTTATGGGATGACGTCCTTATCAGTATTGTATTGAAAAAACCAGTGTTATTGAAAGGGTCTTCTGGTTCTGGAAAAACGAAGTTAGCTCAAACAATTTCACATTATTTCAATCAGCCAATGCAAAGCATAAACTGTTCGGTTGATTTGGATGCTGAAGCATTGCTTGGTTTCAAAACGATAATTAGCAAAGACGGAGAGACTATTATTGAATTTGTAGAAGGTCCCGTAGTACAAGCTATGAAAAAAGGACATATTTTATATATTGATGAAATCAACATGGCCAGACCTGAAACGTTACCCATCCTTCATAGTGTTTTGGACCATCGTCGTATGCTGACAAATCCGTTTACAGGTGAAGTCATTTATGCGCATGAAGACTTTACGGTCATTTCAGCCATAAACGAAGGATATGTTGGAACATCTCCAATGAATGAAGCATTGAAAAACCGTTTTGTATCGTTCACAGTCCCGTACCTGACTGGAGAACAATTAGAATTAGTTATGAAGGATACGTGTCCATTTGCCTCAAAACAGCTTGTTGAGACATTCCTTCATATCAGTATCGATTTGAAGAAACAGGTAATGAACGGATTATTATCCGATGAGGCAGCATCCGTGAGAAGTCTGCTAGACGCTATGGCACTTGCAGAACATATCCCTGTGAAACGTGCAGTCCAGTATGCCATCGCTGAAAAGCTAGATGATACAATTGAACGTAGACTTGTCATGGAATTAGTCGATACTTGGGTGAAATGA
- a CDS encoding sensor histidine kinase, producing MIRSLYIRVVLTFLISVIGGTIISFFVSTWIFEDKLNENAQINLRNFGQDIVQIYKTLPLREADSFVSEMKQLDSYYIRIYEATGQFQSYGKLHGHKPAPVTMEQLKKVLDGGVVQDTPNGIATVLLGLPLKTEMGTKAMFLETLAPPSASFVTKWALIFATCSLIAGSVFILVASLFLVRPIKKLTKATKRIASGDFNVKLNIKQTGELGILARSFEEMMHDLQQLEQMRREFVTNVSHEVQSPLTSISGYAVALKQVHLSDHERSRYLDIIIAEAKRMSKMSDSLLKLSLLESQSQQLQLVTLSLDEQIRRVIVALQPQWSARIIHFELDLQTVKVMGDHDQLNQVWTNILGNSIKFSEDGGVINVSTKQDIKNVTVQITDTGIGIPLEDQKRIFERFFKADRSHSRKYDGSGMGLAIVKQVVALHQGDIRVESELGKGTTFIVTLPLTTPTDS from the coding sequence ATGATCAGATCTTTATATATACGTGTTGTCCTGACATTTCTAATTTCCGTCATCGGAGGCACGATTATTTCTTTTTTTGTGTCAACTTGGATATTCGAAGATAAATTGAACGAAAACGCTCAAATTAACTTACGTAACTTTGGCCAAGATATCGTCCAGATTTACAAGACTCTTCCGTTACGTGAAGCGGACTCGTTCGTAAGTGAAATGAAGCAGCTCGATTCTTATTATATTCGAATTTACGAAGCTACGGGTCAGTTCCAGTCTTACGGAAAACTTCACGGACACAAACCTGCGCCTGTCACGATGGAGCAACTAAAGAAAGTATTAGATGGAGGCGTTGTTCAGGACACTCCGAATGGTATTGCTACGGTCCTCTTAGGGTTGCCGTTGAAAACGGAAATGGGAACGAAAGCGATGTTTTTGGAAACGCTCGCCCCGCCTTCTGCTTCTTTTGTCACAAAGTGGGCATTGATTTTTGCAACCTGTTCGTTGATTGCAGGAAGCGTGTTCATTTTAGTTGCCTCTTTATTCCTGGTAAGACCGATCAAAAAGCTGACAAAAGCGACCAAGCGTATAGCATCTGGAGATTTCAACGTCAAGCTGAATATTAAGCAAACGGGTGAGCTTGGTATTTTGGCTCGCAGCTTCGAAGAAATGATGCACGATCTGCAGCAACTTGAGCAGATGCGAAGGGAATTCGTAACGAACGTCTCGCACGAGGTTCAGTCTCCGCTCACTTCGATATCCGGTTATGCTGTAGCGCTTAAACAGGTTCACCTCTCAGATCACGAACGAAGTCGATATCTAGATATTATCATCGCTGAAGCGAAAAGAATGTCCAAGATGAGCGATAGCCTGCTCAAGCTGAGTTTGCTTGAATCGCAGTCGCAGCAACTGCAGCTCGTCACGCTCAGTCTCGATGAACAAATTCGACGGGTAATCGTGGCGCTCCAGCCGCAATGGTCTGCTCGCATCATTCATTTTGAGCTTGATCTACAGACCGTTAAAGTAATGGGTGATCATGACCAGTTGAATCAGGTATGGACGAACATCCTTGGCAATAGCATCAAATTTTCCGAGGATGGCGGGGTAATTAACGTCAGTACCAAACAAGACATCAAAAACGTGACAGTTCAAATAACCGACACGGGCATCGGTATTCCTCTCGAAGACCAGAAGCGTATATTCGAGCGGTTTTTCAAGGCCGATCGTTCGCACAGTCGAAAGTATGACGGTAGCGGTATGGGACTTGCAATCGTAAAACAGGTCGTAGCTCTTCATCAAGGTGACATCCGAGTGGAAAGTGAACTTGGTAAAGGAACTACCTTCATTGTCACGTTGCCACTCACTACACCAACCGATAGTTAG